One genomic window of Streptomyces sp. NBC_01276 includes the following:
- a CDS encoding MerR family transcriptional regulator, with translation MRIGEIAALVGLTTRAIRHYHHVGLLPEPERRPNGYRTYTVRDAVLLARVRRLTELGLGLDEVRDVLADDAGREPAEVLAELDADLARQEAELGSRRRRLAELLAAGPGEGDPVSPALDALLARAPATTSPSAAKDREHLTLLDVTGAAGEEMYAALAPLAADPGVLALYERLDELAGAPVDDPRVGPLADALVAAVPAGLLDAVPADGPVVPGLREALLAEYAPAQAEVVRRVMAAFVERGRT, from the coding sequence ATGCGGATCGGAGAGATCGCCGCGCTCGTCGGGCTCACCACCCGCGCGATCCGGCACTACCACCATGTCGGGCTGCTCCCGGAACCGGAGCGGCGCCCCAACGGATACCGGACCTACACCGTGCGCGACGCCGTCCTGCTCGCACGGGTGCGCCGGCTCACCGAGCTCGGCCTCGGCCTCGACGAGGTGCGCGACGTGCTCGCCGACGACGCGGGGCGCGAGCCGGCCGAGGTACTCGCCGAACTCGACGCCGACCTCGCCCGCCAGGAGGCCGAACTGGGCTCGCGCCGCCGCAGGCTCGCGGAGCTGCTCGCGGCCGGGCCCGGGGAGGGGGATCCCGTCTCGCCCGCCCTCGACGCGCTGCTCGCACGGGCCCCGGCCACCACCTCCCCGTCCGCCGCCAAGGACCGCGAGCACCTCACCCTGCTCGACGTCACCGGAGCGGCCGGCGAGGAGATGTACGCCGCGCTCGCCCCGCTGGCCGCCGACCCGGGCGTCCTCGCCCTCTACGAGCGGCTCGACGAGCTGGCCGGGGCCCCCGTCGACGACCCCCGCGTCGGCCCCCTCGCCGACGCGCTCGTCGCGGCCGTCCCCGCCGGGCTGCTGGACGCGGTCCCGGCCGACGGACCGGTCGTGCCCGGCCTCCGGGAGGCGCTGCTCGCCGAGTACGCGCCTGCCCAGGCGGAGGTCGTCCGTCGCGTGATGGCGGCGTTCGTGGAACGGGGCCGGACGTGA
- a CDS encoding RNB domain-containing ribonuclease, with protein MPRRHLHMTGAEGAALRAALRDLRTRLEVPAAFPAEVLAEAEGAAAAPRLPAEDATDLPVFTIDPPGSVDLDQAMHLALRPAGGYRVHYAIADVAAFVTPGGALDAEAHRRVNTLYFPDERIPLHPAVLSEDAASLLPGRTRPALLWRLDLDADGRVETTEVRRALVRSRARLDYDGVQKAIDSGTAEPALALLKVVGTLREALETERGGISLNVPEQEVVEGPDGSYSLTYRAPLPADGWNAQISLMTGMAAADLMIATGTGILRTLPAAPDGAVGRLRRAAKALRIDWPHHVPYAALVRSLDPRLPAHAAFLQECTALLRGAGYTVFTGGRTPDPALHAAVAAPYAHCTAPLRRLVDRYTGELCLAASAGTGLPGWAIEALEALPHEMAEGSRLANSVERESVDLVEAALLKDRVGETFEATVIDIREQEPRVGTVHLEDPAVVGRVESPSAPLPLGDRIRVRLTQADPGTAKILFATAQ; from the coding sequence ATGCCACGCCGTCACCTGCACATGACCGGCGCAGAGGGGGCTGCCCTGCGGGCCGCGCTGCGCGACCTGCGCACGCGGCTGGAGGTGCCCGCCGCCTTCCCGGCCGAGGTGCTCGCCGAGGCCGAAGGGGCCGCCGCCGCCCCGCGGCTGCCGGCCGAGGACGCCACCGACCTGCCGGTGTTCACCATCGACCCCCCGGGCTCGGTCGACCTCGACCAGGCCATGCACCTGGCACTGCGGCCGGCCGGCGGCTACCGCGTGCACTACGCCATCGCCGACGTCGCCGCCTTCGTCACCCCGGGCGGCGCCCTCGACGCCGAGGCACACCGCCGGGTCAACACCCTCTACTTCCCCGACGAGCGGATCCCGCTGCACCCGGCCGTCCTCTCGGAGGACGCGGCCAGCCTGCTGCCCGGCCGGACCCGCCCGGCCCTGCTCTGGCGCCTCGACCTGGACGCCGACGGCCGCGTCGAGACCACCGAGGTGCGCCGGGCCCTGGTCCGAAGCCGGGCCCGGCTCGACTACGACGGCGTCCAGAAGGCCATCGACTCCGGCACCGCGGAGCCCGCCCTGGCCCTGCTGAAGGTCGTCGGAACGCTGCGGGAGGCCCTGGAGACCGAGCGCGGCGGGATCTCCCTGAACGTCCCGGAGCAGGAGGTCGTCGAAGGGCCCGACGGCTCGTACTCCCTGACCTACCGCGCCCCGCTGCCCGCCGACGGCTGGAACGCCCAGATCTCCCTGATGACCGGCATGGCCGCGGCCGACCTCATGATCGCCACCGGCACCGGCATCCTGCGCACCCTCCCCGCCGCCCCCGACGGCGCGGTCGGCCGGCTGCGGCGGGCCGCGAAGGCCCTGCGCATCGACTGGCCGCACCACGTCCCGTACGCGGCGCTCGTGCGCTCCCTCGACCCGCGCCTGCCCGCGCACGCCGCCTTCCTCCAGGAGTGCACGGCCCTGCTGCGCGGCGCCGGGTACACGGTGTTCACCGGCGGGCGGACCCCTGACCCGGCCCTGCACGCCGCGGTCGCGGCCCCGTACGCGCACTGCACCGCCCCGCTGCGCCGCCTGGTCGACCGGTACACCGGCGAGCTGTGCCTGGCCGCCTCGGCCGGGACCGGGCTCCCGGGTTGGGCCATCGAGGCGCTGGAGGCGCTGCCGCACGAGATGGCGGAGGGCAGCCGGCTGGCGAACTCCGTGGAGCGGGAGTCCGTGGACCTGGTGGAGGCGGCCCTGCTCAAGGACCGGGTCGGGGAGACCTTCGAGGCGACGGTGATCGACATCAGGGAGCAGGAGCCGCGGGTGGGCACCGTCCACCTGGAGGACCCGGCGGTGGTGGGCCGCGTCGAGTCCCCGTCGGCACCGCTGCCCCTCGGCGACCGCATCCGGGTCCGCCTCACCCAGGCCGACCCGGGCACCGCGAAGATCCTCTTCGCCACGGCGCAGTAA
- the yaaA gene encoding peroxide stress protein YaaA produces MLVLLPPSEGKAAGGSGAPLEPGSLSLPGLAGARAAVLEELVGLCSGDELKAREVLGLSEGLRGEVAKNAGLLDAPARPAGEIYTGVLYDALGLAGLPAPARELAERSLLVFSGLWGAVRVTDRIPSYRCSMGVKLPALGALGAYWRTPMASVMPEAAGDGLVLDLRSAAYGAAWKPKGETAGRTATVRVLHAQVVDGVEKRSVVSHFNKATKGRLVRDLLLAGSVPGSPAELVTALRDLGYAVEAEAPAKPLKPWSLDVVVSQIH; encoded by the coding sequence GTGCTCGTGCTGCTGCCGCCCTCCGAGGGAAAGGCCGCCGGCGGCTCCGGCGCACCGCTGGAGCCCGGTTCCCTGTCGCTGCCGGGGCTCGCGGGGGCGCGGGCGGCCGTCCTGGAGGAACTCGTCGGACTGTGCTCCGGGGACGAGCTGAAGGCGCGCGAGGTCCTGGGGCTGAGCGAGGGGCTGCGCGGCGAGGTCGCGAAGAACGCCGGGCTGCTCGACGCGCCGGCCCGGCCGGCCGGGGAGATCTACACCGGGGTGCTCTACGACGCGCTCGGCCTGGCCGGTCTGCCCGCCCCGGCGCGGGAGCTCGCGGAGCGGTCGCTGCTGGTGTTCTCCGGGCTGTGGGGCGCCGTGCGGGTGACCGACCGGATCCCGTCCTACCGCTGCTCGATGGGGGTCAAGCTGCCCGCGCTGGGCGCGCTGGGCGCGTACTGGCGCACCCCGATGGCCTCGGTGATGCCGGAGGCGGCGGGCGACGGGCTGGTGCTCGACCTGCGGTCCGCGGCGTACGGGGCGGCGTGGAAGCCGAAGGGGGAGACGGCGGGGCGGACGGCCACGGTACGGGTGCTGCACGCGCAGGTCGTGGACGGCGTGGAGAAGCGGTCGGTGGTGAGCCACTTCAACAAGGCCACCAAGGGGCGGCTGGTACGGGACCTGCTGCTGGCCGGGTCCGTCCCCGGGTCTCCGGCGGAACTCGTCACCGCTCTGCGGGACCTGGGGTACGCGGTCGAGGCGGAGGCGCCGGCGAAGCCGCTGAAGCCGTGGTCCCTCGACGTGGTCGTGAGCCAGATCCACTGA
- a CDS encoding bifunctional DNA primase/polymerase → MGSESGRVKRGEQSRMSQWLRRRRKPAPTEDPAGAREALLLAVADAGLPVAPAAHPAGYRCSCDRIGCPTPARHPVSFAWQTQSTTDRAQIERWARNQPQANFITATGMVHDVLDVPLEAGRSALERLLAAGIEVGPVAESGGTGDQARMLFFTATRGTPEDEDEWWPCELDCHPETMDEHPGLRWHCRGSYVLLPPATLPGDFSVGWLRDMGHPLPDPLTLLETLTDACAQYAGTADQTPATVAWPLGR, encoded by the coding sequence ATGGGGTCCGAGTCCGGCCGCGTCAAACGCGGCGAGCAGAGCAGGATGTCCCAGTGGCTGCGCCGGCGCCGCAAACCCGCCCCGACCGAAGACCCCGCGGGTGCCCGCGAGGCCCTCCTCCTGGCCGTCGCCGACGCCGGACTGCCGGTCGCCCCGGCCGCGCATCCCGCCGGCTACCGATGTTCCTGCGACCGCATCGGCTGTCCCACTCCCGCGCGGCACCCGGTCTCCTTCGCCTGGCAGACCCAGTCGACCACCGACCGCGCGCAGATCGAACGCTGGGCCCGCAACCAGCCGCAGGCCAACTTCATCACCGCCACCGGCATGGTCCACGACGTCCTCGACGTCCCGCTGGAAGCCGGACGCAGCGCCCTGGAACGCCTGCTGGCCGCCGGCATCGAGGTCGGACCGGTCGCCGAATCGGGCGGCACGGGGGACCAGGCCCGGATGCTCTTCTTCACGGCGACCCGCGGGACGCCGGAGGACGAGGACGAATGGTGGCCCTGCGAACTGGACTGCCACCCCGAGACCATGGACGAACACCCCGGCCTGCGCTGGCACTGCCGCGGCAGCTACGTCCTCCTCCCCCCGGCCACCCTCCCCGGGGACTTCTCGGTCGGCTGGCTGCGCGACATGGGGCACCCGCTCCCGGACCCGCTGACCCTCCTGGAAACCCTCACGGACGCCTGCGCCCAGTACGCGGGCACCGCCGACCAGACCCCCGCCACCGTCGCCTGGCCCCTGGGGCGCTGA
- a CDS encoding TetR/AcrR family transcriptional regulator codes for MSKSPDASRRSERSRRAILDAALALVGETGYNKLTIEAIAARAGVGKQTIYRWWPSKAAVLLDASLALSGEAAEESEWAGFPDTGDLAADLKTVLRATVDQFLDERYEAPTRALTAAGATDPELGARFTGQLLEPQLALYEARLRTAVDGGLLPADTDLRLLVEMLVGPLTYRWLLRTAPLTHAHTDALVDAALRGVGYVTTRPAAAGA; via the coding sequence ATGAGCAAGTCCCCCGACGCCTCCCGCCGCAGCGAACGCTCGCGGCGCGCCATCCTCGACGCCGCACTCGCACTGGTGGGCGAGACCGGCTACAACAAGCTGACCATCGAGGCCATCGCCGCCCGGGCCGGCGTCGGCAAGCAGACCATCTACCGCTGGTGGCCCTCGAAGGCCGCCGTCCTGCTGGACGCCTCGCTGGCGCTGTCCGGGGAGGCGGCGGAGGAGAGCGAGTGGGCCGGCTTCCCGGACACCGGAGACCTGGCGGCCGACCTCAAGACGGTCCTGCGGGCCACGGTGGACCAGTTCCTCGACGAGCGGTACGAGGCACCCACCCGCGCCCTCACCGCCGCCGGTGCGACCGACCCCGAGCTGGGAGCCCGCTTCACCGGGCAGCTCCTCGAACCCCAGCTCGCACTGTACGAAGCCCGGTTGCGCACGGCCGTGGACGGCGGACTGCTTCCTGCGGACACCGACCTGCGCCTGTTGGTGGAGATGCTGGTGGGACCGCTGACGTACCGGTGGCTGCTGAGGACCGCGCCGCTCACGCACGCGCACACGGACGCGCTGGTGGACGCGGCGCTGCGCGGGGTGGGATACGTCACCACCCGCCCGGCCGCCGCCGGGGCCTGA
- the ddaH gene encoding dimethylargininase translates to MRRDATPRRYLMCPPAHFKVTYSINPWMDPTKPVDLPLAHAQWEDLRDRYRSLGHTVEILEPQPGLPDMVYAANGALVVDGRVLGARFAYPERAAEAEIHLDWFRANGFTEVHEPSHVNEGEGDFAVTATYILAGRGFRSSPLSHDEAQEFFGRPVIGLDLVDPRYYHLDTALCVLDGDEIMYHPPAFSPGSRAVLRRLFPDALIVDSEDAAAFGLNSVSDGRHVLLPQAAAGLLAPLRERGFEPVPMDLGELLKGGGSVKCCTQELRPREQ, encoded by the coding sequence TTGCGCAGAGACGCCACACCCCGGCGCTACCTGATGTGCCCACCCGCACACTTCAAGGTCACGTACTCCATCAACCCGTGGATGGATCCCACGAAACCGGTGGACCTGCCCCTCGCACACGCCCAGTGGGAAGACCTGAGGGACCGCTACCGCTCCCTCGGCCACACCGTCGAGATCCTCGAACCGCAGCCCGGCCTGCCGGACATGGTCTACGCCGCGAACGGCGCCCTCGTCGTCGACGGCCGGGTGCTCGGCGCCCGGTTCGCCTACCCCGAGCGCGCCGCCGAGGCGGAGATCCACCTCGACTGGTTCCGGGCGAACGGCTTCACCGAGGTCCACGAGCCGTCCCACGTCAACGAGGGCGAGGGCGACTTCGCCGTCACCGCCACCTACATCCTGGCGGGCCGCGGCTTCCGCAGCAGTCCGCTCTCGCACGACGAGGCGCAGGAGTTCTTCGGCCGCCCCGTCATCGGACTCGACCTGGTGGACCCGCGCTACTACCACCTGGACACGGCGCTGTGCGTCCTCGACGGCGACGAGATCATGTACCACCCGCCGGCGTTCTCGCCGGGCAGCCGGGCCGTACTGCGGCGGCTCTTCCCGGACGCCCTGATCGTGGACTCCGAGGACGCGGCGGCCTTCGGCCTGAACTCGGTCTCCGACGGGCGCCACGTGCTGCTCCCGCAGGCCGCGGCCGGGCTGCTCGCACCGCTGCGCGAGCGCGGCTTCGAGCCGGTGCCGATGGACCTGGGCGAGCTGCTCAAGGGCGGCGGCAGCGTGAAGTGCTGCACCCAGGAACTGAGGCCCCGGGAGCAGTGA
- a CDS encoding small ribosomal subunit Rsm22 family protein — translation MNASAPTTAETLRSALAGLLDGLPPKQAAAAVERLIANYRGTTPTDAPVLRDRSDVAAYAAYRMPATFEAVRAALDGLAEAAPQWVPGSHVDVGGGTGAATWAVDATWDGPRTTSVLDWAEPALALGRELAGRSSSEALRGADWRRAVIGSGIGLPDADLVTVSYVLGELTPEARRAVVTEAARAGQAVVLIEPGTPEGYLRVREAREQLIEAGMRVAAPCPHDGACPIEVGRDWCHFSARVSRSSLHRQIKGGSLPYEDEKFSYVAATRFPVTPVPFRITRRPQIRKGLVLLDLCGPESGEAAGLTRATVTKRHGDLYKAARDADWGQEWPPPTEAP, via the coding sequence GTGAACGCCTCCGCCCCCACCACCGCCGAGACCCTCCGCAGCGCCCTCGCCGGGCTGCTCGACGGGCTCCCGCCGAAGCAGGCCGCGGCCGCCGTCGAGCGGCTGATCGCCAACTACCGGGGCACCACCCCCACCGACGCCCCCGTCCTGCGCGACCGCTCCGACGTGGCGGCGTACGCGGCCTACCGGATGCCGGCCACCTTCGAGGCCGTACGAGCCGCCCTGGACGGGCTGGCGGAGGCCGCACCCCAGTGGGTCCCGGGCTCGCACGTGGACGTCGGCGGCGGTACGGGCGCCGCGACCTGGGCGGTGGACGCCACCTGGGACGGCCCCCGCACCACCTCGGTGCTGGACTGGGCGGAGCCCGCGCTCGCCCTCGGCAGGGAACTGGCCGGGCGCTCCTCCTCCGAGGCGCTGCGCGGGGCCGACTGGCGCCGGGCCGTCATCGGCAGCGGCATCGGCCTCCCCGACGCGGACCTGGTGACGGTGTCGTACGTGCTCGGCGAACTCACCCCCGAGGCCCGCCGGGCGGTCGTCACCGAGGCGGCCCGCGCGGGGCAGGCCGTGGTACTGATCGAGCCGGGCACCCCCGAGGGCTACCTGCGCGTCCGCGAGGCGCGCGAGCAGCTGATCGAGGCCGGGATGAGGGTCGCCGCGCCCTGCCCCCACGACGGCGCCTGCCCCATCGAGGTGGGCCGGGACTGGTGCCACTTCTCGGCGCGGGTCAGCCGCTCCTCCCTGCACCGGCAGATCAAGGGCGGCTCCCTCCCGTACGAGGACGAGAAGTTCAGCTACGTCGCCGCGACCCGCTTCCCGGTCACCCCGGTCCCCTTCCGGATCACGCGGAGGCCGCAGATCCGGAAGGGGCTCGTCCTGCTGGACCTGTGCGGTCCGGAGAGCGGCGAGGCGGCCGGCCTGACCCGGGCCACCGTCACCAAGCGCCACGGCGACCTCTACAAGGCGGCGCGCGACGCCGACTGGGGTCAGGAGTGGCCGCCGCCCACCGAGGCCCCGTAG
- a CDS encoding multidrug effflux MFS transporter: protein MSERGPSAAPTQGAAPGSPPPSPAAAVPLTAARRTGLLVTFVLGGLTALPPLSMDMYLPALPEVTDALGSPASTVQLTLTACLAGMALGQLVIGPMSDKWGRRRPLLAGMVLYVLATAVCALAPTTELLIGFRLVQGLAGAAGVVIARAVVRDLYDGVEMARFFSTLMLISGAAPIVAPLIGGQVLRFADWRGVFVVLTVVGLALTVVVWRILEETLPPERRQTGGVGSALRTMRGLLGDRVFAGYTLAGGFAFAVLFSYISASPFVIQEIYGASPQAFSLLFGLNSVGLIVVGQINGKLLVGRVSLDKALSAGIATITVASVALLLMSTGVFGEVGLVPVAAALFVLMSAMGLVLPNTNAQALMRTPHAAGSASALLGTSSFLVGAAASPLVGIAGEHTAVPMALVQLSCSLLSVGCFLGMCRPWQPREPLTA from the coding sequence ATGTCGGAGAGAGGCCCCTCGGCGGCCCCCACGCAGGGCGCCGCCCCCGGATCCCCGCCCCCCTCGCCCGCAGCGGCCGTCCCCCTGACGGCCGCGCGCCGCACCGGTCTGCTGGTCACCTTCGTCCTGGGCGGGCTCACCGCGCTCCCCCCGCTGTCCATGGACATGTACCTGCCGGCGCTTCCGGAGGTCACCGACGCGCTCGGCAGCCCGGCCTCGACCGTCCAGCTCACCCTCACGGCCTGCCTCGCCGGCATGGCGCTGGGCCAGCTGGTCATCGGCCCGATGAGCGACAAGTGGGGCCGCCGCAGGCCCCTGCTCGCGGGCATGGTCCTCTACGTCCTCGCCACCGCGGTCTGCGCCCTCGCCCCGACCACCGAGCTGCTGATCGGCTTCCGCCTGGTCCAGGGCCTGGCCGGCGCCGCCGGAGTCGTCATCGCCCGCGCCGTCGTGCGCGACCTGTACGACGGGGTCGAGATGGCCCGGTTCTTCTCCACCCTGATGCTCATATCCGGGGCCGCCCCGATCGTCGCACCGCTCATCGGCGGCCAGGTGCTGCGCTTCGCCGACTGGCGCGGGGTCTTCGTCGTGCTCACGGTCGTCGGCCTGGCCCTGACCGTGGTGGTCTGGCGCATTCTGGAGGAGACCCTGCCGCCCGAGCGGCGCCAGACCGGCGGCGTGGGTTCGGCGCTGCGGACCATGCGCGGGCTGCTCGGCGACCGGGTCTTCGCCGGGTACACCCTGGCGGGCGGCTTCGCCTTCGCCGTCCTCTTCTCCTACATATCCGCCTCGCCCTTCGTGATCCAGGAGATCTACGGGGCCTCCCCGCAGGCCTTCAGCCTGCTGTTCGGCCTCAACTCCGTCGGGCTGATCGTGGTCGGCCAGATCAACGGCAAGCTGCTGGTCGGCCGGGTCAGCCTGGACAAGGCCCTGAGTGCCGGGATCGCGACCATCACGGTGGCCTCGGTGGCGCTGCTGCTGATGTCCACCGGGGTGTTCGGGGAGGTCGGGCTGGTGCCCGTCGCCGCCGCCCTGTTCGTGCTGATGTCGGCGATGGGCCTGGTGCTGCCGAACACCAACGCGCAGGCGCTGATGCGCACCCCGCACGCCGCCGGCTCGGCGTCCGCCCTGCTGGGCACCTCCTCCTTCCTCGTCGGCGCGGCCGCCTCCCCGCTGGTCGGGATCGCGGGCGAGCACACGGCGGTGCCCATGGCATTGGTCCAGCTGAGCTGCTCGCTGCTCTCGGTGGGCTGCTTCCTCGGCATGTGCCGCCCCTGGCAGCCGCGGGAGCCGCTGACCGCGTGA
- a CDS encoding SDR family oxidoreductase, whose product MNAPLKKTAVVTGAGSGIGRSVALALAGAGWSVAAAGRRTGPLEDTAAAAGPGADVLPVRADVSDPADVAALFAAVRDHYGRLDLLFNNAGTFGPSGVALEDISYEAWRQVVDVNLTGSFLCAQAAFRAMKEQDPQGGRIINNGSISAHVPRPNSVAYTATKHAMTGLTKSLSLDGRPYRIACGQIDIGNAATEMTERMQTGILQADGRLAVEPVMDAADVARTVLHMAELPLEANVQFATVMATAMPYIGRG is encoded by the coding sequence ATGAACGCACCGCTGAAGAAGACCGCCGTCGTGACGGGTGCCGGCTCCGGGATCGGCCGCTCCGTCGCCCTCGCCCTGGCCGGGGCGGGCTGGTCGGTGGCCGCGGCCGGGCGCCGGACCGGGCCCCTGGAGGACACGGCCGCCGCCGCCGGGCCGGGCGCGGACGTCCTGCCCGTACGGGCGGACGTGAGCGACCCGGCCGACGTGGCCGCGCTCTTCGCCGCGGTCCGCGACCACTACGGGCGCCTCGACCTGCTCTTCAACAACGCGGGCACCTTCGGCCCGTCCGGGGTCGCGCTGGAGGACATCTCCTACGAGGCCTGGCGCCAGGTCGTCGACGTCAACCTCACCGGCTCCTTCCTCTGCGCCCAGGCCGCCTTCCGGGCGATGAAGGAGCAGGACCCGCAGGGCGGCCGGATCATCAACAACGGATCCATCTCCGCCCACGTGCCCCGCCCGAACTCCGTCGCCTACACCGCGACCAAGCACGCCATGACGGGCCTGACCAAGTCCCTGTCCCTGGACGGGCGCCCGTACCGGATCGCCTGCGGTCAGATCGACATCGGCAACGCGGCCACCGAGATGACCGAGCGCATGCAGACCGGCATCCTCCAGGCGGACGGCCGACTGGCCGTGGAACCGGTGATGGACGCCGCCGACGTGGCCCGTACGGTCCTGCACATGGCGGAGCTGCCGCTGGAGGCCAACGTCCAGTTCGCGACGGTGATGGCGACGGCGATGCCGTACATCGGCCGCGGCTGA
- a CDS encoding dolichyl-phosphate beta-glucosyltransferase, giving the protein MQNGILRAHGATATGEPADQGPGSVGLSVVIPAYREEDRLGPTLDVVRAYLDSHVGTGTEDWEVIVVDDGSPDRTATVALKAGVDEHRIRLVQSEQNRGKGSALRLGVAASLGRRVLIMDADLATPMEELARLEKALADDPKLDAAIGSRAHRDSAVERQQSALREVLGWVGNRVIRLVAVRGIRDTQCGFKLFDGDQARAAFGAAKLDGWAIDVEILQYFRRKGWPVAEVPVRWAHQDGSKVQLLDYLRTLGELMRLNAGGIVVAALYLLASLYLYKGWWGDLDGSILAHSLQDQNQWEWFFGVTADNVAHLRNPLFTDFQNMPDGVNLMGNTVMLGLSVPFTPVTLLFGPTVTLALVFTLGIAVTAWSWYWLIHRRLTESRWAAAIGGALAAFAPPMVSHANAHPNFVVLFMIPVIIDRALRLCEGKNVVRDGVLLGLFSAYQIFLGEEPFLLAAMGMLIFALVHAYFDRATARAALRPLAKGLAITAAVSVPLVAFPLYWQFFGPQSYHSVLHGEGGAGNPLRALTEYSARSLFGNAETAGRLSLNTTEQNAFYGWPLLALATGITLWLWRLPVVRALGITALATAVLSLGPRVEIDKFGLTVPAPWRVLRHLPLLESVIESRVAMVCAPVFGILLALALDRIVGFRAREHRVVGYLAVAAALVPVLPLPLVTEERDPVPAFIARGLYEDYLKDGRSLVPVPLPDPRYAASLRWQSGTGFGFKLAGGYFNGPDGPDRVGIYGARPRMLSTLLRDMRWGAVPPPEVTPQMRDEARGDLAHWKAGLIVLPVEQERTPELRGTLTSLLGKEPQRVADCFIWQVDPV; this is encoded by the coding sequence GTGCAGAACGGCATACTCAGGGCCCACGGTGCCACCGCCACGGGCGAACCCGCCGACCAGGGACCGGGGTCCGTCGGCCTGTCCGTGGTCATCCCCGCCTACCGGGAGGAAGACCGTCTGGGGCCCACCCTGGACGTCGTCCGGGCCTACCTGGACTCCCACGTCGGCACCGGTACGGAGGACTGGGAGGTCATCGTCGTCGACGACGGCTCCCCCGACCGGACCGCCACCGTCGCCCTGAAGGCCGGTGTGGACGAACACCGCATCCGGCTCGTGCAGTCGGAGCAGAACCGGGGCAAGGGCAGCGCGCTGCGGCTCGGCGTCGCGGCCTCGCTGGGGCGGCGCGTGCTGATCATGGACGCGGACCTGGCGACTCCCATGGAGGAGCTCGCCCGGCTGGAGAAGGCCCTGGCCGACGACCCGAAGCTCGACGCCGCCATCGGCTCGCGCGCCCACCGCGACTCGGCCGTGGAACGCCAGCAGAGCGCGCTGCGCGAAGTGCTCGGCTGGGTCGGCAACCGGGTCATCCGGCTGGTCGCCGTCCGCGGGATCCGCGACACCCAGTGCGGTTTCAAGCTGTTCGACGGGGACCAGGCCCGCGCGGCCTTCGGGGCCGCCAAGCTCGACGGCTGGGCCATCGACGTGGAGATCCTCCAGTACTTCCGCCGCAAGGGGTGGCCGGTCGCCGAGGTCCCGGTCCGCTGGGCGCACCAGGACGGTTCCAAGGTCCAGCTCCTGGACTACCTGCGCACGCTCGGCGAACTGATGCGCCTGAATGCCGGCGGCATCGTCGTGGCCGCGCTGTACCTGCTGGCCTCCCTCTACCTCTACAAGGGGTGGTGGGGGGATCTGGACGGGTCGATCCTCGCCCATTCCCTCCAGGACCAGAATCAGTGGGAATGGTTCTTCGGGGTCACCGCCGACAATGTCGCGCACCTGCGGAACCCCCTGTTCACCGACTTCCAGAACATGCCGGACGGCGTGAATCTGATGGGGAACACGGTGATGCTCGGACTTTCGGTCCCGTTCACCCCGGTCACGCTGCTCTTCGGCCCGACCGTCACGCTGGCCCTGGTGTTCACCCTCGGCATCGCCGTGACCGCCTGGTCCTGGTACTGGCTGATCCACCGCCGCCTCACGGAGAGCCGCTGGGCGGCCGCCATCGGCGGGGCCCTGGCCGCCTTCGCGCCGCCGATGGTCTCGCACGCCAACGCCCACCCGAACTTCGTCGTGCTCTTCATGATCCCGGTCATCATCGACCGGGCGCTGCGGCTGTGCGAGGGCAAGAACGTCGTCCGCGACGGCGTGCTGCTCGGGCTGTTCTCCGCCTACCAGATCTTCCTCGGCGAGGAGCCGTTCCTGCTGGCCGCGATGGGCATGCTGATCTTCGCCCTCGTCCACGCGTACTTCGACCGCGCGACCGCCCGCGCGGCGCTGCGGCCGCTGGCCAAGGGGCTGGCGATCACGGCGGCCGTCTCCGTACCGCTCGTCGCCTTCCCCCTGTACTGGCAGTTCTTCGGCCCGCAGAGCTACCACTCGGTGCTGCACGGCGAGGGCGGGGCCGGCAACCCGCTGCGCGCCCTGACCGAGTACTCGGCCCGCTCGCTGTTCGGCAACGCCGAGACCGCGGGCAGGCTCTCGCTGAACACCACCGAGCAGAACGCCTTCTACGGCTGGCCCCTGCTCGCCCTGGCCACCGGGATCACCCTCTGGCTGTGGCGGCTGCCCGTGGTGCGCGCCCTCGGCATCACCGCCCTGGCCACCGCCGTGCTCTCCCTGGGTCCCCGGGTGGAGATCGACAAGTTCGGCCTCACCGTTCCCGCGCCCTGGCGGGTCCTGCGGCACCTGCCGCTGCTCGAATCGGTCATCGAGAGCCGGGTCGCCATGGTGTGCGCGCCCGTCTTCGGCATCCTGCTGGCCCTCGCCCTCGACCGGATCGTGGGCTTCCGCGCCCGCGAGCACCGCGTGGTCGGGTACCTGGCCGTGGCCGCCGCGCTGGTGCCGGTCCTGCCGCTGCCGCTGGTCACCGAGGAGCGCGACCCCGTACCGGCCTTCATCGCCCGGGGCCTGTACGAGGACTACCTCAAGGACGGCCGGTCCCTGGTCCCGGTGCCGCTGCCCGACCCCCGCTACGCGGCCTCCCTGCGCTGGCAGAGCGGCACCGGCTTCGGGTTCAAGCTGGCCGGCGGCTACTTCAACGGGCCCGACGGGCCCGACCGCGTCGGGATCTACGGTGCCAGGCCCCGGATGCTGTCCACCCTGCTGCGCGACATGCGCTGGGGCGCCGTCCCGCCGCCGGAGGTCACCCCGCAGATGCGCGACGAGGCCCGCGGGGACCTCGCCCACTGGAAGGCCGGTCTGATCGTCCTCCCCGTCGAGCAGGAGCGCACCCCCGAACTGCGCGGCACCCTCACCTCGTTGCTCGGCAAGGAGCCGCAGAGGGTGGCCGACTGCTTCATCTGGCAGGTCGACCCCGTCTGA